A single Harpia harpyja isolate bHarHar1 chromosome 6, bHarHar1 primary haplotype, whole genome shotgun sequence DNA region contains:
- the KLHL42 gene encoding kelch-like protein 42 codes for MSLAERPRREEEEEEEEEGEEEEEGAGAGAGKEEVVQIRLGDRRYPVCKRKLIEQSDYFRALYRSGMREAERGQEEQLLRGGLSAPGLELVLDFINTSRLAGLEQEEEGDDEEQPPLLEELVEAASYLQVTPLLRLLLSRVRLGNCFELHRLAQVYGLQDLQDACLDFMAARYHQVLRRPDARPHLLLPHALRQHLKERRMRGTAALVAVGDFVGASSPGLPPARHPQVEAPWSMLRYDEEAQRWLPLANNLPPDLVNVRGYGSAMLDNYLFIVGGYRITSQEISAAHCYNPRLNEWSQLASMNQKRSNFKLLAVSGKLYAVGGQSLSNVECYNPENDWWNFVASMPNPLAEFSACECKGKIYVIGGYTTRDRNMNILQYCPTSDSWTNFELCDVHVRKQQMLSVEETIYLVGGCIHELGPNQKSSQSEDVLTVQSYNIATKEWLYLKENTSKSGLNLTCTLHNDGVYILSRDITLSTSLEHRVFLKYNIFTDSWESLRRFPAFGQNMLICSLYLPDVQQV; via the exons ATGTCCCTGGCGGAGCGGCCGCggcgggaggaagaggaggaggaggaggaggagggggaagaagaggaagaaggggccggggccggcgcgggGAAGGAGGAGGTGGTGCAGATCCGGCTGGGGGACAGGCGGTACCCGGTGTGTAAGAGGAAGCTGATCGAGCAGAGTGACTATTTCCGAGCCCTTTACCGCTCGGGCATGCGGGAGGCAGAGCGGGGCCAGGAGGAGCAGCTGCTGCGCGGGGGGCTGAGCGCTCCGGGGCTGGAGCTGGTGCTGGACTTCATCAACACCTCCCGCCTGGccgggctggagcaggaggaggagggggacgaTGAGGAGCAGCCCCCcttgctggaggagctggtggaggCCGCTTCCTACCTGCAGGTCACCCCCTTGCTCCGCCTGCTGCTCTCCCGGGTGAGGCTGGGCAACTGCTTCGAGCTGCACCGCCTGGCCCAGGTCTACGGTCTGCAGGACTTGCAGGACGCCTGTCTGGACTTCATGGCCGCCCGGTACCATCAGGTGCTGCGGAGGCCCGATGCCCGGCCgcatctcctcctgccccacGCTCTCCGGCAGCACCTGAAGGAGAGGCGGATGAGGGGCACCGCCGCCCTCGTCGCCGTCGGGGACTTCGTGGGCGCCTCCTCCCCGGGCCTGCCACCGGCCCGTCACCCTCAGGTGGAAGCCCCCTGGTCGATGCTGAGGTACGACGAGGAGGCGCAGAGGTGGCTGCCCCTGGCCAACAACCTGCCCCCCGATCTGGTGAACGTCCGAGGCTACGGGTCGGCGATGCTGGACAACTACCTGTTCATCGTCGGGGGCTACAGGATCACCAGCCAGGAGATTTCGGCCGCCCATTGTTACAACCCTCGCCTAAACGAATGGAGTCAGCTGGCTTCAATGAACCAGAAGAG GTCCAATTTTAAGCTTTTGGCTGTAAGTGGAAAGCTCTATGCCGTCGGTGGTCAATCCCTTTCCAACGTGGAGTGCTATAACCCAGAAAACGACTGGTGGAATTTTGTGGCATCCATGCCAAACCCTCTTGCAGAATTCTCAGCTTGCGAATGCAAGGGCAAGATCTATGTTATTGGAGGATACACTACACGAG ATAGGAATATGAACATTTTGCAGTACTGTCCCACTTCTGATTCCTGGACCAACTTTGAACTTTGTGATGTCCATGTTCGCAAACAACAGATGCTATCTGTTGAAGAAACTATATATCTGGTAGGGGGTTGTATTCATGAACTTGGACCAAACCAAAAATCCAGCCAAAGTGAGGATGTGTTAACTGTGCAGTCTTACAACATTGCTACCAAAGAATGGCTCTACCTCAAAGAGAACACATCAAAATCGGGTCTTAACTTGACTTGCACTCTCCACAATGATGGAGTCTATATATTGAGTAGGGATATTACTCTATCTACAAGCTTGGAGCACCGTGTTTTTCTTAAGTATAATATATTTACGGACAGTTGGGAGTCACTAAGACGCTTTCCAGCCTTTGGACAAAACATGCTGATCTGTTCTCTGTATTTGCCTGATGTGCAACAAGTGTAA
- the MANSC4 gene encoding MANSC domain-containing protein 4, whose product MVLLVAVAEVLLVLCLAVESDSLCSPTTFYKNCWIRRFPGLLIDLRESQKRGAQVLKIYAEVSPQQCSRTCCLLRNVSCNLAVFYHGAIHENMNCLHMSCPALESCILKARVNVILYNITTGIDPDLLIFEKLTSKEPHTHSTPSKYESQNSTKSTKWERCQHHNATSSSLLLQAPSSTTSHSLTANTYTSSTSLTVQKPEVTTYSRAETFPPDDHFAKRTCTTSVSTMSTTSSDKKAARSTLISKSAKVLSHMPTPPRLNSSKQHLNETKGYSGRNYTSDNEAPAWEAAALGVWLIPVVFCSSLIFLCCCTVAFTAGRCSNRRGQYKPIRRRGAMSRQFIKYTAVKGDL is encoded by the exons ATGGTTCTGCTGGTGGCAGTAGCCGAAGTGCTGTTGGTTCTGTGTTTGGCTGTGGAGTCGGACTCTCTCTGCTCACCCACTACCTTTTACAAGAACTGCTGGATCCGACGCTTCCCAGGTCTTCTGATTGACCTGCGGGAATCACAGAAGAGGGGAGCCCAGGTGCTGAAGATTTATGCAGAAGTCTCACCCCAACAGTGCAGCAGAACCTGCTGCCTTCTGAGGAATG TTTCCTGCAATCTAGCAGTGTTCTACCATGGAGCCATTCATGAGAATATGAATTGCCTGCACATGTCTTGCCCAGCATTGGAAAGCTGCATATTAAAGGCTCGAGTCAATGTCATTTTGTACAACATCACAACAG GGATTGATCCAGATCTTCTTATTTTTGAAAAACTGACATCCAAAGAGCCACATACTCACTCCACACCGAGTAAATATGAAAGTCAAAACAGCACAAAGTCCACCAAGTGGGAAAGATGCCAGCATCATAATGCCACGTCGAGCTCTCTTCTGCTCCAAGCTCCCTCTTCTACCACCAGCCACAGCTTAACAGCAAACACTTACACCTCCAGCACAAGCCTGACAGTCCAAAAACCTGAGGTTACTACTTATTCCAGGGCAGAAACTTTTCCACCAGATGATCATTTTGCTAAGAGGACATGCACAACTTCAGTAAGCACTATGTCAACCACCAGCTCAGACAAGAAGGCTGCACGCTCAACTTTGATATCAAAGTCTGCCAAGGTATTATCCCACATGCCCACTCCTCCTCGTCTGAACAGCAGTAAGCAACACTTAAATGAAACCAAAGGCTACAGTGGTAGGAATTATACTTCGGATAATGAGGCACCTGCTTGGGAAGCTGCAGCCTTGGGTGTCTGGTTGATTCCTGTTGTTTTTTGCTCTTCTCTCATCTTCCTTTGCTGTTGTACTGTTGCTTTCACAGCAGGGCGTTGCAGCAATAGGAGAGGTCAGTATAAGCCGATAAGGAGAAGAGGAGCAATGTCGAGACAATTCATAAAATATACTGCTGTCAAAGGTGATTTGTAA